A stretch of the Cottoperca gobio chromosome 2, fCotGob3.1, whole genome shotgun sequence genome encodes the following:
- the lig4 gene encoding DNA ligase 4 isoform X2 has product MLKFDLWNNLQLNNFTMEGTSKSEPSVAAQVPFLHLCTTLEKIQKSKPRPDKCKILGDFIESWRKFHSALHKENSKATDSFYSAMRLIVPSFERERIAYGIKESMLAKLYIDVLGLPKNGPEANKLLNYRAPTTSQGEAGDFACMAYFVLKKRCTSQGNLSIKEVNDFLDSVATNNGSKQKDLVKKSLLHLITQSSALEQKWLIRMILKDMKLGISRESVLQVFHPDASELYNVNTDLNKVCQQLHNPSMCLSDVSVGLFSAFKPMLAAVANIRHVEKQMGNSPFYIQTKLDGERMQLHKDGDVYKYFSRNAFEYTKQFGESPLAGSLTPYIHNIFKSHVVNCILDGEMMAYNPTTETFMQKGSKFDIKKLMDDSELQTCFCVFDVLLVNDQKLGKETLKKRHETLQTVFTPVQGRIHLVPKVDARTMQEVVNALNDAIDGREEGIMVKDPSSIYKPDKRGEGWLKIKPEYVDGLMDELDVIIVGGYWGKGRRGGMVSHFLCAVAEAPKPGEKPSVFHTICRIGSGYTMKELYDLGLKLAKHWKVYRKNDPPASILCGTEKPEVYIEPCNSVILQVRAAEVVGSDMYKTNCTLRFPRIEKIRDDKEWHQCMTLAELDQLRGKASGKLASRHLHIDGNEAQKKKRKLTIKPRKVVGIIDHFKPQDLSGVTKETDMFEDVEFCILNGTEEQPKAELEKGVARCGGIVVQNPGRDTYCVIAGMENMRVKNLVSSDQHDVVWADWLLECLGQKEVVPWQPRHMIHMSPSTKEHFAKEYDSYGDSYFVDTDEQQLKEVFGRISNEDASVAVNICQVEQRYGWEDLPSSMFRPFEVYMDSYTDIGDPETATPASSLDIRALEFCYHGGTVVQKLEEGVSHVIITEETRLLHLRTQRRCFRKKFKIVRESWVTDSIKAGHVMNDTDYLV; this is encoded by the exons ATGTTGAAGTTTGATCTCTGGAATAATCTGCAACTGAATA ATTTCACCATGGAGGGAACTTCCAAAAGTGAGCCTTCTGTTGCTGCTCAGGTTCCTTTCCTTCATCTTTGTACCACTTTAGAGAAAATCCAAAAGTCTAAACCCCGTCCAGATAAATGCAAGATCCTTGGGGATTTCATTGAGTCATGGAGGAAGTTTCATTCTGCCCTCCACAAAGAGAACTCCAAAGCAACAGACTCTTTCTACTCAGCTATGCGCCTCATAGTCCCCTCCTTCGAAAGAGAGCGTATAGCTTATGGCATCAAAGAAAGCATGTTAGCCAAACTGTATATCGACGTATTAGGCCTCCCAAAGAATGGCCCAGAAGCCAATAAACTTTTAAACTACCGTGCTCCGACTACATCCCAAGGAGAAGCTGGAGACTTTGCATGCATGGCGTACTTTGTGCTGAAGAAAAGGTGCACCAGCCAAGGAAATCTCAGCATCAAAGAAGTCAATGACTTTCTGGACTCTGTAGCTACCAACAACGGTAGCAAACAGAAGGATCTTGTGAAGAAGAGTCTGCTGCATCTCATCACCCAGAGCTCGGCTCTCGAGCAAAAGTGGCTCATCAGAATGATCCTGAAAGACATGAAGCTCGGAATCAGCAGAGAAAGTGTTCTCCAAGTCTTCCACCCAGATGCTAGTGAGCTCTATAATGTCAATACGGACTTAAACAAGGTCTGCCAGCAGCTCCACAACCCCTCCATGTGTCTAAGCGATGTCTCTGTCGGACTCTTCTCTGCTTTCAAGCCTATGTTGGCAGCTGTGGCAAACATCCGCCATGTGGAGAAACAGATGGGAAACAGCCCTTTTTACATTCAGACCAAGCTCGATGGAGAGCGTATGCAACTGCACAAAGACGGGGATGTGTACAAGTACTTCAGCCGAAATGCTTTTGAATACACCAAGCAGTTTGGAGAATCCCCGCTGGCAGGCTCACTGACACCTTACATccacaacatttttaaaagccacGTTGTGAACTGTATCCTCGACGGTGAGATGATGGCGTACAACCCCACCACAGAAACCTTCATGCAGAAAGGGAGCAAATTTGACATCAAGAAACTCATGGACGACTCTGAGTTACAGACGTGCTTCTGCGTCTTCGACGTGTTGTTAGTCAATGACCAGAAGCTTGGCAAGGAAACACTGAAGAAGCGCCACGAGACCCTTCAGACAGTTTTCACTCCAGTCCAAGGAAGGATACACCTGGTGCCAAAGGTCGATGCCAGAACCATGCAAGAGGTGGTGAATGCCCTCAATGACGCTATTGACGGCCGAGAAGAGGGGATCATGGTGAAGGATCCTTCATCCATCTACAAACCTGACAAGCGGGGGGAGGGATGGTTGAAAATAAAGCCAGAATATGTTGATGGTTTGATGGATGAGCTTGATGTGATAATTGTTGGTGGCTACTGGGGGAAAGGGAGACGGGGTGGGATGGTGTCCCATTTCTTATGTGCCGTTGCCGAAGCTCCAAAGCCTGGCGAGAAACCCTCCGTTTTCCACACTATCTGCCGCATCGGCTCTGGCTACACCATGAAGGAGTTGTATGACCTTGGTTTAAAGCTAGCGAAGCATTGGAAAGTCTATCGGAAAAATGACCCACCAGCATCCATCTTGTGTGGAACAGAGAAACCAGAAGTTTACATCGAACCCTGCAACTCGGTCATCCTCCAAGTCAGGGCGGCTGAAGTAGTCGGAAGCGACATGTATAAAACCAACTGCACCCTGCGCTTCCCCAGGATCGAGAAGATCCGCGACGACAAGGAGTGGCACCAGTGCATGACCCTGGCAGAGCTGGATCAGTTACGCGGTAAGGCGTCTGGGAAACTCGCCTCGCGGCACCTTCACATCGATGGCAACGAAGCGCAAAAGAAGAAGCGCAAGCTGACAATCAAACCCAGGAAAGTGGTCGGGATCATCGACCACTTCAAGCCCCAGGACCTCTCCGGGGTTACCAAGGAGACAGATATGTTTGAGGATGTGGAGTTCTGTATCCTGAACGGCACAGAGGAGCAACCCaaggcagagctggaaaaggGCGTGGCCAG ATGTGGTGGTATCGTGGTTCAAAACCCAGGACGGGACACCTACTGCGTGATTGCTGGCATGGAGAACATGCGTGTGAAGAACCTGGTTTCGTCCGACCAGCATGACGTGGTGTGGGCCGACTGGCTGCTGGAGTGCCTGGGCCAGAAGGAAGTGGTCCCATGGCAACCACGTCACATGATCCACATGTCTCCCTCCACTAAGGAGCACTTTGCCAAGGAGTATGACAGCTACGGCGACAGCTACTTCGTGGACACAGACGAGCAGCAGCTGAAGGAGGTGTTTGGCCGGATCAGCAACGAGGACGCGTCTGTGGCGGTGAACATCTGCCAGGTGGAGCAGCGCTATGGCTGGGAGGACCTTCCCAGCAGCATGTTCAGACCCTTCGAGGTTTACATGGACAGCTACACCGACATAGGAGACCCTGAAACCGCCACACCCGCCTCCTCTTTGGACATCAGGGCGCTGGAGTTTTGTTACCATGGAGGGACGGTGGTGCAGAAGTTGGAGGAAGGAGTCTCTCACGTCATTATCACAGAGGAAACAAGACTTCTGCATTTAAGGACTCAGAGACGCTGCTTTAGGAAGAAGTTTAAGATTGTAAGAGAATCATGGGTGACTGATTCAATCAAAGCAGGGCATGTGATGAATGACACTGACTACTTAGTTTGA
- the lig4 gene encoding DNA ligase 4 isoform X3 — protein MEGTSKSEPSVAAQVPFLHLCTTLEKIQKSKPRPDKCKILGDFIESWRKFHSALHKENSKATDSFYSAMRLIVPSFERERIAYGIKESMLAKLYIDVLGLPKNGPEANKLLNYRAPTTSQGEAGDFACMAYFVLKKRCTSQGNLSIKEVNDFLDSVATNNGSKQKDLVKKSLLHLITQSSALEQKWLIRMILKDMKLGISRESVLQVFHPDASELYNVNTDLNKVCQQLHNPSMCLSDVSVGLFSAFKPMLAAVANIRHVEKQMGNSPFYIQTKLDGERMQLHKDGDVYKYFSRNAFEYTKQFGESPLAGSLTPYIHNIFKSHVVNCILDGEMMAYNPTTETFMQKGSKFDIKKLMDDSELQTCFCVFDVLLVNDQKLGKETLKKRHETLQTVFTPVQGRIHLVPKVDARTMQEVVNALNDAIDGREEGIMVKDPSSIYKPDKRGEGWLKIKPEYVDGLMDELDVIIVGGYWGKGRRGGMVSHFLCAVAEAPKPGEKPSVFHTICRIGSGYTMKELYDLGLKLAKHWKVYRKNDPPASILCGTEKPEVYIEPCNSVILQVRAAEVVGSDMYKTNCTLRFPRIEKIRDDKEWHQCMTLAELDQLRGKASGKLASRHLHIDGNEAQKKKRKLTIKPRKVVGIIDHFKPQDLSGVTKETDMFEDVEFCILNGTEEQPKAELEKGVARCGGIVVQNPGRDTYCVIAGMENMRVKNLVSSDQHDVVWADWLLECLGQKEVVPWQPRHMIHMSPSTKEHFAKEYDSYGDSYFVDTDEQQLKEVFGRISNEDASVAVNICQVEQRYGWEDLPSSMFRPFEVYMDSYTDIGDPETATPASSLDIRALEFCYHGGTVVQKLEEGVSHVIITEETRLLHLRTQRRCFRKKFKIVRESWVTDSIKAGHVMNDTDYLV, from the exons ATGGAGGGAACTTCCAAAAGTGAGCCTTCTGTTGCTGCTCAGGTTCCTTTCCTTCATCTTTGTACCACTTTAGAGAAAATCCAAAAGTCTAAACCCCGTCCAGATAAATGCAAGATCCTTGGGGATTTCATTGAGTCATGGAGGAAGTTTCATTCTGCCCTCCACAAAGAGAACTCCAAAGCAACAGACTCTTTCTACTCAGCTATGCGCCTCATAGTCCCCTCCTTCGAAAGAGAGCGTATAGCTTATGGCATCAAAGAAAGCATGTTAGCCAAACTGTATATCGACGTATTAGGCCTCCCAAAGAATGGCCCAGAAGCCAATAAACTTTTAAACTACCGTGCTCCGACTACATCCCAAGGAGAAGCTGGAGACTTTGCATGCATGGCGTACTTTGTGCTGAAGAAAAGGTGCACCAGCCAAGGAAATCTCAGCATCAAAGAAGTCAATGACTTTCTGGACTCTGTAGCTACCAACAACGGTAGCAAACAGAAGGATCTTGTGAAGAAGAGTCTGCTGCATCTCATCACCCAGAGCTCGGCTCTCGAGCAAAAGTGGCTCATCAGAATGATCCTGAAAGACATGAAGCTCGGAATCAGCAGAGAAAGTGTTCTCCAAGTCTTCCACCCAGATGCTAGTGAGCTCTATAATGTCAATACGGACTTAAACAAGGTCTGCCAGCAGCTCCACAACCCCTCCATGTGTCTAAGCGATGTCTCTGTCGGACTCTTCTCTGCTTTCAAGCCTATGTTGGCAGCTGTGGCAAACATCCGCCATGTGGAGAAACAGATGGGAAACAGCCCTTTTTACATTCAGACCAAGCTCGATGGAGAGCGTATGCAACTGCACAAAGACGGGGATGTGTACAAGTACTTCAGCCGAAATGCTTTTGAATACACCAAGCAGTTTGGAGAATCCCCGCTGGCAGGCTCACTGACACCTTACATccacaacatttttaaaagccacGTTGTGAACTGTATCCTCGACGGTGAGATGATGGCGTACAACCCCACCACAGAAACCTTCATGCAGAAAGGGAGCAAATTTGACATCAAGAAACTCATGGACGACTCTGAGTTACAGACGTGCTTCTGCGTCTTCGACGTGTTGTTAGTCAATGACCAGAAGCTTGGCAAGGAAACACTGAAGAAGCGCCACGAGACCCTTCAGACAGTTTTCACTCCAGTCCAAGGAAGGATACACCTGGTGCCAAAGGTCGATGCCAGAACCATGCAAGAGGTGGTGAATGCCCTCAATGACGCTATTGACGGCCGAGAAGAGGGGATCATGGTGAAGGATCCTTCATCCATCTACAAACCTGACAAGCGGGGGGAGGGATGGTTGAAAATAAAGCCAGAATATGTTGATGGTTTGATGGATGAGCTTGATGTGATAATTGTTGGTGGCTACTGGGGGAAAGGGAGACGGGGTGGGATGGTGTCCCATTTCTTATGTGCCGTTGCCGAAGCTCCAAAGCCTGGCGAGAAACCCTCCGTTTTCCACACTATCTGCCGCATCGGCTCTGGCTACACCATGAAGGAGTTGTATGACCTTGGTTTAAAGCTAGCGAAGCATTGGAAAGTCTATCGGAAAAATGACCCACCAGCATCCATCTTGTGTGGAACAGAGAAACCAGAAGTTTACATCGAACCCTGCAACTCGGTCATCCTCCAAGTCAGGGCGGCTGAAGTAGTCGGAAGCGACATGTATAAAACCAACTGCACCCTGCGCTTCCCCAGGATCGAGAAGATCCGCGACGACAAGGAGTGGCACCAGTGCATGACCCTGGCAGAGCTGGATCAGTTACGCGGTAAGGCGTCTGGGAAACTCGCCTCGCGGCACCTTCACATCGATGGCAACGAAGCGCAAAAGAAGAAGCGCAAGCTGACAATCAAACCCAGGAAAGTGGTCGGGATCATCGACCACTTCAAGCCCCAGGACCTCTCCGGGGTTACCAAGGAGACAGATATGTTTGAGGATGTGGAGTTCTGTATCCTGAACGGCACAGAGGAGCAACCCaaggcagagctggaaaaggGCGTGGCCAG ATGTGGTGGTATCGTGGTTCAAAACCCAGGACGGGACACCTACTGCGTGATTGCTGGCATGGAGAACATGCGTGTGAAGAACCTGGTTTCGTCCGACCAGCATGACGTGGTGTGGGCCGACTGGCTGCTGGAGTGCCTGGGCCAGAAGGAAGTGGTCCCATGGCAACCACGTCACATGATCCACATGTCTCCCTCCACTAAGGAGCACTTTGCCAAGGAGTATGACAGCTACGGCGACAGCTACTTCGTGGACACAGACGAGCAGCAGCTGAAGGAGGTGTTTGGCCGGATCAGCAACGAGGACGCGTCTGTGGCGGTGAACATCTGCCAGGTGGAGCAGCGCTATGGCTGGGAGGACCTTCCCAGCAGCATGTTCAGACCCTTCGAGGTTTACATGGACAGCTACACCGACATAGGAGACCCTGAAACCGCCACACCCGCCTCCTCTTTGGACATCAGGGCGCTGGAGTTTTGTTACCATGGAGGGACGGTGGTGCAGAAGTTGGAGGAAGGAGTCTCTCACGTCATTATCACAGAGGAAACAAGACTTCTGCATTTAAGGACTCAGAGACGCTGCTTTAGGAAGAAGTTTAAGATTGTAAGAGAATCATGGGTGACTGATTCAATCAAAGCAGGGCATGTGATGAATGACACTGACTACTTAGTTTGA
- the lig4 gene encoding DNA ligase 4 isoform X1, with product MSKKEMVNVRRSDLSGGGHEDFTMEGTSKSEPSVAAQVPFLHLCTTLEKIQKSKPRPDKCKILGDFIESWRKFHSALHKENSKATDSFYSAMRLIVPSFERERIAYGIKESMLAKLYIDVLGLPKNGPEANKLLNYRAPTTSQGEAGDFACMAYFVLKKRCTSQGNLSIKEVNDFLDSVATNNGSKQKDLVKKSLLHLITQSSALEQKWLIRMILKDMKLGISRESVLQVFHPDASELYNVNTDLNKVCQQLHNPSMCLSDVSVGLFSAFKPMLAAVANIRHVEKQMGNSPFYIQTKLDGERMQLHKDGDVYKYFSRNAFEYTKQFGESPLAGSLTPYIHNIFKSHVVNCILDGEMMAYNPTTETFMQKGSKFDIKKLMDDSELQTCFCVFDVLLVNDQKLGKETLKKRHETLQTVFTPVQGRIHLVPKVDARTMQEVVNALNDAIDGREEGIMVKDPSSIYKPDKRGEGWLKIKPEYVDGLMDELDVIIVGGYWGKGRRGGMVSHFLCAVAEAPKPGEKPSVFHTICRIGSGYTMKELYDLGLKLAKHWKVYRKNDPPASILCGTEKPEVYIEPCNSVILQVRAAEVVGSDMYKTNCTLRFPRIEKIRDDKEWHQCMTLAELDQLRGKASGKLASRHLHIDGNEAQKKKRKLTIKPRKVVGIIDHFKPQDLSGVTKETDMFEDVEFCILNGTEEQPKAELEKGVARCGGIVVQNPGRDTYCVIAGMENMRVKNLVSSDQHDVVWADWLLECLGQKEVVPWQPRHMIHMSPSTKEHFAKEYDSYGDSYFVDTDEQQLKEVFGRISNEDASVAVNICQVEQRYGWEDLPSSMFRPFEVYMDSYTDIGDPETATPASSLDIRALEFCYHGGTVVQKLEEGVSHVIITEETRLLHLRTQRRCFRKKFKIVRESWVTDSIKAGHVMNDTDYLV from the exons ATTTCACCATGGAGGGAACTTCCAAAAGTGAGCCTTCTGTTGCTGCTCAGGTTCCTTTCCTTCATCTTTGTACCACTTTAGAGAAAATCCAAAAGTCTAAACCCCGTCCAGATAAATGCAAGATCCTTGGGGATTTCATTGAGTCATGGAGGAAGTTTCATTCTGCCCTCCACAAAGAGAACTCCAAAGCAACAGACTCTTTCTACTCAGCTATGCGCCTCATAGTCCCCTCCTTCGAAAGAGAGCGTATAGCTTATGGCATCAAAGAAAGCATGTTAGCCAAACTGTATATCGACGTATTAGGCCTCCCAAAGAATGGCCCAGAAGCCAATAAACTTTTAAACTACCGTGCTCCGACTACATCCCAAGGAGAAGCTGGAGACTTTGCATGCATGGCGTACTTTGTGCTGAAGAAAAGGTGCACCAGCCAAGGAAATCTCAGCATCAAAGAAGTCAATGACTTTCTGGACTCTGTAGCTACCAACAACGGTAGCAAACAGAAGGATCTTGTGAAGAAGAGTCTGCTGCATCTCATCACCCAGAGCTCGGCTCTCGAGCAAAAGTGGCTCATCAGAATGATCCTGAAAGACATGAAGCTCGGAATCAGCAGAGAAAGTGTTCTCCAAGTCTTCCACCCAGATGCTAGTGAGCTCTATAATGTCAATACGGACTTAAACAAGGTCTGCCAGCAGCTCCACAACCCCTCCATGTGTCTAAGCGATGTCTCTGTCGGACTCTTCTCTGCTTTCAAGCCTATGTTGGCAGCTGTGGCAAACATCCGCCATGTGGAGAAACAGATGGGAAACAGCCCTTTTTACATTCAGACCAAGCTCGATGGAGAGCGTATGCAACTGCACAAAGACGGGGATGTGTACAAGTACTTCAGCCGAAATGCTTTTGAATACACCAAGCAGTTTGGAGAATCCCCGCTGGCAGGCTCACTGACACCTTACATccacaacatttttaaaagccacGTTGTGAACTGTATCCTCGACGGTGAGATGATGGCGTACAACCCCACCACAGAAACCTTCATGCAGAAAGGGAGCAAATTTGACATCAAGAAACTCATGGACGACTCTGAGTTACAGACGTGCTTCTGCGTCTTCGACGTGTTGTTAGTCAATGACCAGAAGCTTGGCAAGGAAACACTGAAGAAGCGCCACGAGACCCTTCAGACAGTTTTCACTCCAGTCCAAGGAAGGATACACCTGGTGCCAAAGGTCGATGCCAGAACCATGCAAGAGGTGGTGAATGCCCTCAATGACGCTATTGACGGCCGAGAAGAGGGGATCATGGTGAAGGATCCTTCATCCATCTACAAACCTGACAAGCGGGGGGAGGGATGGTTGAAAATAAAGCCAGAATATGTTGATGGTTTGATGGATGAGCTTGATGTGATAATTGTTGGTGGCTACTGGGGGAAAGGGAGACGGGGTGGGATGGTGTCCCATTTCTTATGTGCCGTTGCCGAAGCTCCAAAGCCTGGCGAGAAACCCTCCGTTTTCCACACTATCTGCCGCATCGGCTCTGGCTACACCATGAAGGAGTTGTATGACCTTGGTTTAAAGCTAGCGAAGCATTGGAAAGTCTATCGGAAAAATGACCCACCAGCATCCATCTTGTGTGGAACAGAGAAACCAGAAGTTTACATCGAACCCTGCAACTCGGTCATCCTCCAAGTCAGGGCGGCTGAAGTAGTCGGAAGCGACATGTATAAAACCAACTGCACCCTGCGCTTCCCCAGGATCGAGAAGATCCGCGACGACAAGGAGTGGCACCAGTGCATGACCCTGGCAGAGCTGGATCAGTTACGCGGTAAGGCGTCTGGGAAACTCGCCTCGCGGCACCTTCACATCGATGGCAACGAAGCGCAAAAGAAGAAGCGCAAGCTGACAATCAAACCCAGGAAAGTGGTCGGGATCATCGACCACTTCAAGCCCCAGGACCTCTCCGGGGTTACCAAGGAGACAGATATGTTTGAGGATGTGGAGTTCTGTATCCTGAACGGCACAGAGGAGCAACCCaaggcagagctggaaaaggGCGTGGCCAG ATGTGGTGGTATCGTGGTTCAAAACCCAGGACGGGACACCTACTGCGTGATTGCTGGCATGGAGAACATGCGTGTGAAGAACCTGGTTTCGTCCGACCAGCATGACGTGGTGTGGGCCGACTGGCTGCTGGAGTGCCTGGGCCAGAAGGAAGTGGTCCCATGGCAACCACGTCACATGATCCACATGTCTCCCTCCACTAAGGAGCACTTTGCCAAGGAGTATGACAGCTACGGCGACAGCTACTTCGTGGACACAGACGAGCAGCAGCTGAAGGAGGTGTTTGGCCGGATCAGCAACGAGGACGCGTCTGTGGCGGTGAACATCTGCCAGGTGGAGCAGCGCTATGGCTGGGAGGACCTTCCCAGCAGCATGTTCAGACCCTTCGAGGTTTACATGGACAGCTACACCGACATAGGAGACCCTGAAACCGCCACACCCGCCTCCTCTTTGGACATCAGGGCGCTGGAGTTTTGTTACCATGGAGGGACGGTGGTGCAGAAGTTGGAGGAAGGAGTCTCTCACGTCATTATCACAGAGGAAACAAGACTTCTGCATTTAAGGACTCAGAGACGCTGCTTTAGGAAGAAGTTTAAGATTGTAAGAGAATCATGGGTGACTGATTCAATCAAAGCAGGGCATGTGATGAATGACACTGACTACTTAGTTTGA